The genomic segment ACAGTTTAATAAGATTTTGACTCAGTGCACCACCACAAACAAGCATGCTACAGAAGAAGCCACAGCATTGGAAACTTGAGAGTAAATTAGTTAATAATGGATAGATTTGGCAAATTTAGTTTCAATGTTGAACTCTGGTTTCTCATGTCTGACTAATGGATATTTAGATCAATTTAAAGAACTTCCAGTGCTTACAGAAGGAGTGGTAGTTATATTGATGGGCAAGATAACATGACACAGATATTCTATCACTAAGAGCAAACTTGTAAGAGAAAAGATGAGGCAGTTACCTCCCATATGTATATATTGCCAGAAGGAGCTCCCCCAGCAAGATATATACCATCCTTGGAGCTAGCAATGGGCCCAATAGCCTCCATTGGATAGCTTCTATGAGGAGCTTGAGGCTGGAAATGGAGAGACTAAAATATTATACTGCGGTATgagtaattcaaaaaaaaaaaaaaaaaactaaaattagaAGCCCAGCAATGAAATTGAAGAAGATCTTGGCTTGATAGGTATTACAAACTGAGCATAAACTTTCtcaaaaggtttttttttttttttgaaaaaaaaaaggcataatTATGCAAGATACATAAACCACCAAACTTGTAATTAAGCAAATAACCCATTACACAAATGCCCAAAAGGAAACCACATTAAATGCCCAAATCAGTTTCAAAACTTAGCCATCCAACCAGAGGATCAGTTGAACAAGATGGGATCAGTCAGAATTTTTGTCGGATCGGGCATCGGGTCGCTTGCTTGCAAGTCGGCAGTCCAAATTAGAAACTCAAATGAATTTTCAGATGGACCAAGTAAGCAACCTGGTCAAGATTTTAACATTATCTCCCCAACAATGTATctcttagttaattttattttacgTACTATTTATATAATCTTGAAATGACATAAGATATAGCCTGAATACCAAAACTTTGATGAACGAAGATTCATAAAGACAACTTCAAATAGTTGGAACAAGAGATCATATTTAATCTATCCTAAAGCAAGAGTAAGGCTAAATACATCCTTGGAATAtcattttttcttaattttacctATAAAACTTAGGGTTTGTttgtatatttttataagattgcACTCAAAATTCTATAGAAATCGGGCTTATTAGCCCATCTATCTGGCATTTTCTAAGAACATGTCCGAACTCATCCCAAATTCTACTCTTTGGACTACAAAAATCgatatttttttgttctttccatAGGATTTGGTTCGGGGGATTTTTGGTTGATATAGGATCATGCTTAAATGGACGATAGAATTTTCAGTCCAATCCTATAGGAATACTCAAACAGGCCGACGATACCAAGAATCCAAAGGAACAGGATAGGAGTGAAGGTGGTGGCACCTTGTTCAAAGCCCAGGAGAAGATGGCGCCCCCGCCAAACTGTCGATGGTTCTGGAGCTGGGAGGCCACAAGGAGGTGGTTCTTGATGCAGAGGAGGCCACGGGGAGGCGAGGCGCATGTAGGTATCCTCAGGAGCTCCTCCCCAGTCTCCAGAGCCCAAATGGTTATCCCTGCACTCATCTTCTCGCCACACACCACCACtgcctccctcctcccttctgCTCCCACCCATTCCATCTCCTAAATCCGCCACCCTCTCCTTCCAGACACAACCTATCTATCACGGGAGGAAATAAGGGGAGCAGAGCAGAAAGAAGAGACTCAAAGCTAATGAAGACTAAGAAAGATTCAGATGGTTTGCTTGCAATCGGTGGGAGGAAGGGCTGTTTTGCCGTCGTTCACTCAAATAGTGCGTCTCAAAAGCTAGCAGAAAACATGGCGATGGAGGGACGAGTGGCATTCGAACGTGGGAAAAAAACAGACGAATAGTTTGGCGGACTCTGGAATTTGTTGTTCATCTTGCCATCTGCCGTTCGGGGTGATCCCTTTATTCATGGGCCGGGCCGGTTCCTGAGTGGATCGAGGACCcaatccaagaaaaaaaaaggcccaAAATCTAAGAACTTTTAATAATAAGAGTTTCCCAAGAGCACCACTACAGACCATTGGAGGTTTGTCCATTCCAAATTATGCACAAACaactaataaacaaaatggTTTTCGCATCACTAACAAAGGATGCAaccattcatttttaattttcttaatatatattttgaaaaatatatgatACAATACAATTATCAGGGAATGCGTGTTGAGGGAGAAGCCATGCCAACCAGCTGAGTTGAGGACTGACCGGTGGTTTCTTAAACCGGATGGAGAAGATTGCCAATTTTGCTCCATTAAAATAtttggagaaaaaaagaaaaataattttatttttatattttatcacaTTCGGTATATCTTAAGAGTTATATATACTTATATATATACTctatataagaaaataaatataggTTGATATACGACCatactaataaagaaaaatattatgggtgatacaagttgttatgaaattctaaaatcactctaacaagatcatgttaataaaaaaaataacgcATATTGATATACAATCgtgttaataaagaaaaatattataagtGATGCAAGTTATTACGTAATCCTAAAATTATGCTAGCATGCACCATCACAACTGACCCAGGTTGAGTTCTAAATTCATCTCTATAAGAATTCTTGCCCGATAAATTTTTACATGGTATCCATGTTTTCTGTCAAATAATTAGTTGGATCCTTGTATGTCCATCACTGCCACCATCATCTACAATTCCACCTTGTCCATGTCAAATGAGAATCCTAGTGGACAATCACATGTGGACAATAAAAACCAAACCAAATAGCATTAGAGAATTCTAACTTGGACTCCGTGGGCACAAGCTTTGTCCAGATGATGTAGACAAAGGAGAGAATTATTTGATGTGCTATATTGCATAAACACAATTATCCTTGTTGTTGAGCTGAACCAAGTCTAGTAATATGCTCTCCAGGCTTGGCTCATCAGCTCCAGCCAAGCTTAACAaggtattttcaagcatggcttGTTTACTGTATGTGCCAATTTtaagcagaattttttttttattgagccAAGCCACTCCAATTTATTTCCCTAAGCCTACATTGTTCGAACTTGGATTATTTATCAGCCGAGCTACGAAAAATGTTCAAGCTCGAttaattttttagttaaatcaagtctAAATAAGTTTCTTGCAGAGCCGagccttagggctcgtttggttctcggaaagcatttttcctcctaggaatatgatccCTAGGaaacagattcctaggaagagaatgcctaggaaagtacttttggcatatttggttaaccatgggaaagtgatagATTTCCAAAgttcttatgtttggttgaccatccactttcctaggaaagttatgcataattcctatcatacccttaataaaaattagatctttaatgcctttttaatgattctttaatgctgaagggcttttttgggaaaaaataaaaatggagtgattctcgcctcatggaaaagtaacttttccatgtttctcatgggaaaaactttcccataaaatgtgggaatcatatttccatgggaatacaacttttccgtctctcttctttgaaaactccaaccaaacaaaaggcatcttattacttttccgttgaccatacttttcctccttcttttcctgcgatccaaacgagccctaagatgTTTATGAGCAGCTTGGTTTGTTTGCCATCCTTGAAATCCTAGAGCAAATTCAAGCAGGCTGCCCTAGCTTCCATGCAAGTGTATAATGATAGATGCAGATATAAGACAAAACAGGACCATGCTTTCGACATCGACATGAACCTTTAACGAATTCGATGATTTCCGCAGGTAAACTGAATAATCAAATTGTAGCAAAATCTACAACCAACTGAGCATAATAAGACAGAAGAAACAGCAGCAAGTAAGGAGCATATAACAATTAATGAAGTAATGATGTAAAGGAACTACCGGAGAAAAATGTTTTCTAACGGAATAGAAGAAACCTAATTAAACATCATATTTGAATGAATTCGATAGTTTCTGCAGGTAAACTGAACTAATTGCATTGTAGCAAAATATACAACCAAGTAAGCATAATAAAACAGAAGAAACAACAACAAATAGGAAGCATATAAGAATTAATGAAGTAATGATGCAGAAGAAATAGGGAATATATAACAATTAATGATGTAAAAGAACATAGATtggctttaattttttttcaaaaaaaaaatccccatCCTTTTTTATGCATCTAGCATCCATATTTGAACTGATGCCGTTAGTTGATTAGCCTTAAAAAAAACGCCCACCGTGGGGCTCGAACCCACGACCACAAGGTTAAGAGCCTTGCGCTCTACCGGCTGAGCTAGACGGGCTAGACAATGGTTTTCTATATtttcatcaataaaaaaatGTTTATCATAGACTGGTTATACAACCACTTCAGCAAAAGAATCGGTTTGGATGCCCTGGTCTTAGAGAAGCTCATGAACAATTAGAAGAAGAGATCAGAAGAAACTCCATTTTGGGAGGCCTGTACATCTCTGGGTTGTTGTCCTCCAAGGCAAAAGGAAAATGCCACAGGGGGGTAACTTCCAGAGTAAAAGAAACGGATTAAAATTACAAGAACAATTTCCACAGGCATTGAGATACATTCTAGTATTGATGCCTAGAACGATTCTTGTACTTCCACATTGATGCCATTGATGTGAATGCCCTCCCAAGCCTCTTGGATCTTGATTTAGACAATGATGTGGGTTCAGATGCATCCTCACCCCCACTATCACCAACAGTCACTGCTGAATGCACCTCATGCAGCTGAGTCTGCACCGGGGACATCTCGCGCTGCCGCTGCTCCCTGAACAGCTTCAGAAGCTTCTGTGCCTTCTCCTTACCCCTTGGCGTTCCATTTGCAGTCACCAACACTAAAGCCGGTATTACGCCCTCTTGCAACACCAGGTGGCTACATTTCTCGTTGTCGCTGCACAGAATTAAGAGGCACGACACTGCCTGCTCTTGCTCGATGGGCTCACCATTCTCCAAGACCGCAGCCATCGCCCCAATCAAGCCTGGGGTCGACATTATGTGTTTCTTTGCTGCAGTGTTTGATGATAGGTTTATGAAGACAGCAAGGGCCTTCTCTGCCCATGTGTAGCCTGGAGGTTCTGCAGGAACTGCAAGGAGGGACTGTAGCTGTTCGATGATGCCAGAGGTAAGGAGACAAGTGATGTTTGGGGGATGAGTGGACAGGTTGAATAGGGTGTAGAGGGCATCATGCTTGCACGAGTGGCTTCGAGCGTTATTGGACTTTAAGAGCTCGATCAGAAAAGGGACAGCGTTGCTTGACCCAATGACAGGTTTGGCCTCATCAAGGCAGGAGAGATTGAGGTAGAGAGCAGTGGCCGCCTCACAGGTCTCAGAGTTTTGAATCATCTCCTCAAGCAGGGGTACCGTTCCAGCAGATAGCAACATTTTTTTGTTCCTGAATATCCGCCAGAAGCAACACAGCAATAAGAATGcaagaaaaataagggagtggtAGGAGATCTGGGAGTAATTATTCAAATATGTGTCTGTTGATCATGTAAGCATTTGACACATATGGACACATGAATTTATGAGTTTTATAGTAATAATAAAGCAAAACAAATCAATGTGAAGAAGTTTGTGAAGATATTAGCGAAGAAAAAGAACAAGGACAATGAGAATAATACTTGCAATCTGTAGTTCAGCTTACTTTATTTATTCTCTGGGGATCAAATGGAGGTATATGACCTACGAAATAAGGAGAATTTAAGAAATAGTGACTGTCATACCTGTTATTGTTAACACCAAGGTTGAAAAGTGCCAACGCTCCAACCTCCTGAGCTTTCTCATCTCCTTCACAGACAGCTGACTTCAAAAACCGGACGAGTGCCTCAacaaatccatttgcacccaTATAGATCCTTGCCTCTTCATCGTCCTTCAATAGGAACCTTATCTGCTCCACAGCTTTCCGTTGTTTCTTGATATCATTAACCTCATTGAGCACACCTAGCAAGCTTTCATATCTTTCAAGCTCATCCACTTCACGGTCTTCACAGGGGCCATTTTCCAAACTGACACTCTCATCCACTTTGGGTTCCTCTATTGCAGCATTCTCCTCCAAGGGAACCACCTTGACACCCTTCAGTTGGCAGGAGTCGATGGTTGCTGTAGATGTGGAATCTGTAGCATCTTGCTCTGATAATGCTAGCCTCCAATAGTTGAGATCAAGAGATTCTGGGGGACCATCTGGAATTGGAACACCATTCTGTTCGCACCAACTAGCAATCAAGCCTTTCACACAATAATTGGGAGTTAAACAGAGATGGGAGAGCTGCTGCTGGGTTTTGGGGCAAGTACTATGCTCGTCATTAAACCATTTCTCAATGCACACACGCTCATACGTCTGCCCAGATGAAATAATGACAGGATCATACATGAGCTGTAAGGAGATCGGGCATCTGAACTCCTCAGGGGGTATTGGCATGTTTCCAGATTTCACCCCATTCTGCTTAAAATTGAAAGAACTGAGTCTTGTTAGCTGCCTCTCAAAAGCTTGGTTGTTCCTATTGACACCTTCAACAGAGCCTAGGCCAGTAGGTGAACATGGAGAAGATCCTTGAGAGTCGGTATCATCTGGTGTCTCACTTCTGAAAAGCTTGGAGTATTTTCTCATGAGATGCAATAAGTAAGCCACAATGGATTCCTTTTTATTGTCTTCCTCAGCACGGGCTCTTTCAATCAGCTTCTTGAGAGCTCTTCTCTCAGTGAGAGCTGCTCTAGAGGATGTGATACCAAGCTTTAAAGCAGCTTGGTGGAAAACTTCAAGTTCAATGCCATCATTGGAATTACCATTAAATCTTTTCTCCTTTTGAAGCAAAGCAATCACTTCCTCACCTGCTTGCTTCTCTGATGGTTCCAATGTAAAAATGGTGCCTTCCAGCTGAGCAACAATCTCCATGATCTGACAAGAATATATGAAATTAGACTATTCAGGAAACAAGTAACATAAAGTTTGTCAATATGTAGATATAATAGATGGGCAATGAAAGCATTCAACTACAACTCCTATCATAAAAAAAGGCAGTCCTACATCTGTTCACAGCCATGCAATAAATTGTAGGTTGAGTCACAAAAAATGGTTCAGGAAAATCCATTATCAGAGAAGCCAAAGAGACGATGGAAGAGTATACCCTTCAATAGATATAGCCATCTAaagcaaaattttaaaatgaaaataaatgtgAACCTAGAGTGAGTTATCTTTGATTGAACGGGCGAAAAGTCAACCACTCTCCAGCTTTTGTTGGAGTTGGTTATAGATTTTACAGGAAACTATCATTTATTGTATGCAAGAAGATGGGAAGCAAAATCTCTAAAAGATGAACATTAAAGAGGAAAAATAAACTCATGACCCATTAAACATTTCCAAGTTAAGTCAGGTAGAACATCAATGTTTTCAAGTAGCAAACTGTATTCAGCTAGTATTTACCAAAAGAAACTTTATTAAGCTCATTGCCCGTTAATTTGATTGCATGTATAAACAAATCAGATAGAACTTTGATGTTTTAACTAGCAAAATGTATTCAGCTAGTATTTACCAAAATACGCTACATTAAGCTCATTGGCTGCTAATTTGATTATAAGCATGTATCTATGTACTGTAAATGTACTATGTATATATGGACGGACGGATGTATCGGTGGATGCATGCATACAGGCATGCATGTATCTGTGCATGCACGTAAATAtgcatatgtatgcatgcatgcacacatgcacacacatgcatgcatcatTGTATGTAGCTAGTTCTATCCTGTTGACATATGAAGCAATATATTGATACAGGTCTCCACACATTATCATTACCGTCTTGCATCCATCAAGAAGAACCTCAA from the Phoenix dactylifera cultivar Barhee BC4 chromosome 14, palm_55x_up_171113_PBpolish2nd_filt_p, whole genome shotgun sequence genome contains:
- the LOC103702927 gene encoding U-box domain-containing protein 45, with the protein product MDSAEVEENLFAPGDAKLHGGMCKQLSSIVYKALGIFPVLEDARPRSKSGLQALCSLHVALNKAKSLLLHCSECSKLYLAITGDSILTKFEKARCALQEALRRVEDIVPQAIGCQIMEIVAQLEGTIFTLEPSEKQAGEEVIALLQKEKRFNGNSNDGIELEVFHQAALKLGITSSRAALTERRALKKLIERARAEEDNKKESIVAYLLHLMRKYSKLFRSETPDDTDSQGSSPCSPTGLGSVEGVNRNNQAFERQLTRLSSFNFKQNGVKSGNMPIPPEEFRCPISLQLMYDPVIISSGQTYERVCIEKWFNDEHSTCPKTQQQLSHLCLTPNYCVKGLIASWCEQNGVPIPDGPPESLDLNYWRLALSEQDATDSTSTATIDSCQLKGVKVVPLEENAAIEEPKVDESVSLENGPCEDREVDELERYESLLGVLNEVNDIKKQRKAVEQIRFLLKDDEEARIYMGANGFVEALVRFLKSAVCEGDEKAQEVGALALFNLGVNNNRNKKMLLSAGTVPLLEEMIQNSETCEAATALYLNLSCLDEAKPVIGSSNAVPFLIELLKSNNARSHSCKHDALYTLFNLSTHPPNITCLLTSGIIEQLQSLLAVPAEPPGYTWAEKALAVFINLSSNTAAKKHIMSTPGLIGAMAAVLENGEPIEQEQAVSCLLILCSDNEKCSHLVLQEGVIPALVLVTANGTPRGKEKAQKLLKLFREQRQREMSPVQTQLHEVHSAVTVGDSGGEDASEPTSLSKSRSKRLGRAFTSMASMWKYKNRSRHQY